One genomic window of Pempheris klunzingeri isolate RE-2024b chromosome 12, fPemKlu1.hap1, whole genome shotgun sequence includes the following:
- the b3galnt2 gene encoding UDP-GalNAc:beta-1,3-N-acetylgalactosaminyltransferase 2 — MRRLALILLPCAVAVLVHLWLAQRRSSTPLDNKTLSDDALPFYEVLVGVLSARHHYELRQAIRETWLGYLRDQPHFQHRVGVKFIVGRHGCPIPEEDREDPYSCTLLNFTEPVAGQDAEIEMVTVSDPSALTLSDVSAIALDFKVLHPVVITRLGVFPSGIRAELHSNVTVKLLQLDQEEAVVTARFSAISTGTLVNGVWYKPVEQFILPKGFEGTLVWENLDSAGLTIVNSSSVQLSDGGGVLKISSIAEGILPHRSALGFPGLAGGFTFTIYDGDGLLGLLRGRPARMEHHASRLRQEDAALLQESLRHGDMVFVDVVDTYRSVPSKLLQFYKWSVGNADFNLLLKTDDDCYIDVDSVLMKIDHKGLKRSNFWWGNFRQSWAVDRIGKWQELEYASPAYPAFACGSGYVVSRDLVQWLASNADKLKAYQGEDVSMGIWMAAVGPQKYQDPGWLCEKECYLDMLSSPQHTAEELHILWERKRACADPCGCPWGH, encoded by the exons ATGCGGAGGCTAGCGCTCATTCTGCTGCCCTGTGCTGTCGCCGTCCTGGTGCACTTGTGGTTGGCACAACGACGCTCCTCCACCCCGCTGGACAACAAGACACTCTCGG ATGACGCGTTACCTTTCTATGAAGTTTTGGTGGGAGTGCTGTCAGCGAGACACCATTATGAACTGCGACAAGCGATAAGGGAGACCTGGCTGGGCTACCTCCGAGATCAGCCCCACTTCCAGCACAG AGTGGGGGTGAAGTTTATAGTGGGCAGACATGGGTGTCCCATtccagaggaggacagggaggatCCGTACTCCTGCACCCTCCTGAACTTCACCGAGCcag TGGCAGGCCAGGATGCGGAGATAGAGATGGTGACGGTGTCTGACCCCTCGGCGCTCACCCTCTCTGACGTGTCGGCCATCGCCCTGGATTTCAAGGTGCTCCACCCGGTGGTGATCACCAGGCTGGGGGTGTTTCCCAGCGGGATCCGGGCGGAGCTCCACAGCAACGTGACAGTGAAGCTCCTCCAGCTGGACCAGGAG GAGGCTGTGGTCACAGCTCGCTTCAGTGCCATCAGCACGGGGACCCTGGTGAACGGGGTGTGGTACAAACCAGTGGAGCAGTTCATCTTGCCAAAG gGTTTTGAGGGGACACTGGTTTGGGAGAACTTGGACTCTGCTGGACTGACCATAGTCAACTCCTCCTCTGTGCAGCTCAGCGATGGAGGAGGCGTCCTCAAGATCTCCTCT ATCGCAGAGGGCATATTGCCTCATAGGAGTGCGCTTGGATTTCCCGGTTTGGCTGGAGGGTTCACATTTACTATCTATG ATGGCGACGGCCTGTTGGGGCTGCTGCGGGGCCGTCCGGCCAGGATGGAGCACCATGCCTCCAGGCTGAGGCAGGAGGACGCCGCCTTGCTGCAGGAGAGCCTGAGGCACGGCGACATGGTGTTCGTGGACGTGGTCGACACCTACAGGAGCGTGCCTTCTAAACTGCTTCAGTTCTATAAATG GTCTGTGGGAAACGCTGACTTTAATCTGCTGCTGAAGACGGATGATGATTGTTACATCGACGTGGACTCAGTATTAATGAAGATTGACCACAAGGGTCTCAAGCGCAGCAATTTCTGGTGGGGGAA TTTCAGGCAGAGCTGGGCAGTGGATCGCATCGGGAAGTGGCAGGAGCTGGAGTATGCTAGTCCAGCCTACCCGGCGTTTGCCTGCGGCTCAGGCTACGTGGTCTCCCGTGACCTGGTCCAGTGGCTCGCCAGCAATGCAGATAAACTGAAGGCCTACCAG GGAGAAGATGTGAGCATGGGCATATGGATGGCAGCTGTTGGACCACAGAAATatcag GACCCCGGCTGGCTGTGTGAGAAAGAGTGCTACCTGGACATGCTGTCGTCCCCCCAGCACACAGCCGAGGAGCTGCACATCCtctgggagaggaagagggccTGCGCAGACCCCTGCGGGTGTCCCTGGGGCCACTAA